A genomic segment from Capra hircus breed San Clemente chromosome 15, ASM170441v1, whole genome shotgun sequence encodes:
- the SLN gene encoding sarcolipin, which produces MERSTREICLNFTVVLITVILIWLLVRSYQY; this is translated from the coding sequence ATGGAACGATCCACCCGGGAGATCTGTCTCAACTTCACCGTTGTCCTGATTACAGTCATCCTTATATGGCTCCTTGTGAGGTCCTATCAGTACTGA